The following are encoded in a window of Candida dubliniensis CD36 chromosome 4, complete sequence genomic DNA:
- a CDS encoding riboflavin transporter, putative (Similar to S. cerevisiae MCH5;~In S. cerevisiae: plasma membrane riboflavin transporter; facilitates the uptake of vitamin B2; required for FAD-dependent processes), translating into MNTSTTITPNESNPQEYNLQPLEFVTSNNKEIPYPINNDNFHEENNHSIITRSVTTTTSTTTRSHQSSLHLLDDPSRFPDGWNNRAMITLFGSFLGMIGSLGYVNSGGVIQSYISENILINDSQSSIGWIFSIYNFFAFGGILISGIIFDKFGCRIPIFSGIIIMFSGLLATSFCHSLYQFILAYSILAGLGTAFVFGPFVACLSHYFLQKRALVIGISYTGGGLGGVIYPLMCRSLFSKIGYGWTMRIGAFISLFCCGIGWLLVSDRHKEFSPKSEKRQEASSSSIVDVVENEFISIIKEIFYSIDFKILYKNLLFTVLVFGLLFNGIVFLISIVQLPSYAISHGFSEQQSYLLLVVFNSFSIPGRIIPSYFADQGLGRFNTFCLINCFSLIAFVVIWLPFGNHLTALFIFAGCFGFSSGSVLSLTASLVASIVKTSDVGKGLGTAFFILSIADLFGIPIAGAIASGSKQSYNNLVYFLTACAAIGAIVSFISRYLYGGFNFNRV; encoded by the coding sequence ATGAatacatcaacaacaataacaccaaatgaatcaaatcCTCAAGAATATAATCTACAACCTCTAGAATTTGTCACgtcaaacaacaaagaaattCCATATCCcatcaataatgataattttcaCGAAGAGAACaatcattcaataattACACGATCAGTAACAACCACCACATCTACAACGACAAGATCTCATCAATCATCATTACATTTATTAGATGACCCCTCAAGATTCCCTGATGGTTGGAACAATAGAGCCATGATAACTTTATTTGGATCATTTTTAGGTATGATTGGATCATTAGGATATGTGAATTCTGGAGGAGTTATTCAATCATATATAtcagaaaatattttaattaatgattccCAATCTTCTATTGGATGGATTTTCctgatttataatttttttgccTTTGGTGGGATTTTAATTCTGGGgataatatttgataaatttggtTGTCGAataccaattttttcagGGATTATAATTATGTTTAGTGGATTATTAGCCACAAGTTTTTGTCATTCTTTatatcaattcattttggCTTATAGTATATTAGCTGGATTAGGGACTGCATTTGTATTTGGACCATTTGTTGCTTGTTTAAgtcattattttttacaGAAAAGAGCTTTGGTTATTGGGATTTCTTATACAGGAGGTGGATTAGGTGGAGTGATATATCCGTTAATGTGTCGATCATTATTTCTGAAAATAGGTTATGGATGGACTATGAGAATTGGAGCATTTATaagtttattttgttgtgGTATAGGTTGGTTATTAGTAAGTGATCGACATAAAGAGTTTTCACCAAAATCAGAGAAAAGACAAGAAGCTAGTTCTAGTAGTATTGTggatgttgttgaaaatgaattcaTTAGTataattaaagaaattttttattcaattgatttcaaaattctatataagaatttattatttacaGTATTAGtatttggattattatttaatgggattgtatttttaatttcaattgttcaattacCTTCCTATGCTATATCTCATGGATTCTCCGAACAACAAtcttatttattattagtagtattcaattcttttagTATTCCTGGAAGAATTATCCCTAGTTATTTTGCTGATCAAGGTTTGGGTCGATTTAATACTTTCtgtttaataaattgtttttcattaattgcCTTTGTGGTTATTTGGTTACCATTTGGTAATCATTTAACGGcattgtttatatttgcTGGATGTTTTGGATTTTCAAGTGGATCAGTTTTAAGTTTAACTGCTAGTCTTGTGGCTCTGATTGTGAAAACTTCTGATGTTGGTAAAGGATTAGGAACAGCTTTTTTTATACTTTCAATTGCTGATTTATTTGGTATTCCTATCGCTGGAGCAATCGCTAGTGGTAGTAAACAAAGTTATAACAATTTAGTATATTTTTTAACTGCTTGTGCTGCAATTGGGGCTATAGTTAGTTTTATATCTCGGTACCTTTATGGTGggtttaattttaatagaGTTTGa
- a CDS encoding zinc finger-containing transcription factor, putative (Similar to S. cerevisiae ADR1) translates to MISPTHQSQYINYFVNPVLMTESGDMIDSVTGTTTMSNTTIDASIPASTTNTANASKNYKHKKQNTNTGTSMSPSNSTNSTTNNATTTTASKKSKDIPLELTAFGTTPSGKPRLFVCQVCTRAFARLEHLRRHERSHTKEKPFSCGVCQRKFSRRDLLLRHAQKLHAGCADAITRLRRKSIKKSQYGEDDEDDDEEMANSEDENDHEGSAGGTTKNGKKDKTDPPPEFNLNLFHSKQKPTKANTTKSKVAKSSTTTSRKNSSNPTRKNSSSLHKQALGQRQKAVIDTKIVSSTNSGVSVTPTRSRRGASFSAQSGANYAINIPEFNDIYPQPDSVEFSTPQFLPSSLDNEITWLNNIPNIPGLSDSVSAADLMRQNSITASADHVTPPVNVSQHGSFSHQSTFSATDMGQARSESVNSLNTPFDGSYMMPTVTITNQEIQNGVAAHHQQQQQQQQQQHHHHHQQQQPNQSSLGLSRNDMLSEDHYGYSFYDIPENILNFPMDSISTTSNAVSSHPIQTFKPLSPITQEMENEMVPGITGRIGDFNNNNTSNNQNNQHINYDLNFLHTIDDIGQDVISKFMPGGYSFYGDNNVSATSSANDYNSPNNIVSPNQQNNQFVLHNQSSHPSGASPHLDQSVMNKMRLHNYSSNKLFTNHMRHMINKALGKYPISGIMTPTIPSNEKLEFYLTIFIQSFLSHFPFLHPSKLNEYEIMAMTCNEDINNESARVCLPLLVATVGALLANNKNDAEHLYEASRRTIHIYLESRKTNSGNDKNYKNGKETSPSSNPLWLLQSLTLSVLYGLFSDNENNVYIVIRQLNALNSLVKTSIKNKGPIFFSSNGEDEELYNKLNSHDNGTSLFANNLNDEMKYKNNINMQSQTRIVFIIYRLTNYLLMMYNVPLTFSINDINQLAVTSRDEETLWNFKNFQEFQEFSQKNNKTLDGYLNSKNEPIVFRDLLLTIMKFGILDNNVAPEVESKVAHQLRNLCKYGFNCLVHGIYEIKQYQEMKEVDTFKVLDYLTKFYPSNNGMGFNCFRLPANKDMEKIDYALLVSFTKISSLIDLKLLKEQSWLKNYDDLTQNYHRLLDAHSTANPLNSISDYDYLKLADCCISVLKLILFKVEDSNSNNKNQSKNDHTCESNNKINNNNNNNNESNGDQLISAFDTDFGYLNMDNNGNSKKEECSRFIDDELRYDKENTMSYFEKHINLDIFEEVEKSSNLIQAQMLFHAFAVLSIFSVYVMRKNDNNASPFANTDLIFELNHRYSMVLKLLERLESFLKLRYQTTGGGGGGGGGGGVNNNNNALSIKLEQEFTNLYLYNGNVLSSDHHNITTNTTDNGTKQNQHQSQDFGLEKTLYILKMGENVLNYIYDLNLKVCVFKKLGDSLSEIRKYLIDNEANLNG, encoded by the coding sequence ATGATTTCACCAACTCACCAGAGTCAATacataaattattttgttaACCCAGTTTTAATGACTGAGTCCGGAGATATGATTGATAGTGTCACTGGTACAACAACCATGTCAAACACAACAATAGATGCGTCCATTCCCGCCTCAACTACCAATACTGCAAACGCTTCCAAGAATTATAAGCACAAAAAACAGAATACAAATACTGGCACATCCATGTCGCCAAgtaattcaacaaattcaacaaccaacaatgcgacaacaacaacagcgTCAAAGAAGTCTAAAGATATCCCATTAGAATTGACTGCATTTGGTACAACCCCCTCTGGGAAACCAcgtttatttgtttgtcaAGTCTGTACAAGAGCCTTTGCTCGGTTAGAACATCTACGTAGACACGAAAGATCACATACAAAGGAAAAACCATTCAGTTGTGGTGTATGTCAACGTAAGTTTAGTCGTCGAGATTTATTACTAAGACATGCACAGAAATTACACGCTGGCTGTGCCGACGCAATAACTAGATTAAGAAGAAagtcaattaaaaaatccCAATATGGTGAAGATGATGAGGACGACGATGAAGAAATGGCAAATTCGGAAGACGAAAATGATCATGAGGGATCTGCTGGAGGAACCACAAAGAATGGTAAAAAGGATAAAACCGACCCTCCACCGGAgttcaatttgaatttattccACCTGAAACAAAAGCCAACCAAGGCGAACACCACAAAGTCAAAAGTAgctaaatcatcaacaaccacaTCAAGGAAAAACTCGTCTAACCCTACGAGAAAAAACTCCAGCTCATTGCACAAGCAGGCTCTTGGTCAACGTCAAAAGGCTGTCATTGATACAAAAATCGTATCAAGCACTAATAGTGGGGTTTCAGTAACACCAACAAGATCCAGAAGAGGTGCATCATTTTCTGCTCAATCAGGTGCAAATTATGCTATCAATATACCAGAGTTTAATGATATATATCCACAACCAGATAGTGTCGAATTCTCGACACCTCAATTTTTACCATCCTCATTAGATAATGAAATCACTTGGCTAAATAATATCCCAAATATTCCAGGATTATCTGATTCTGTATCTGCTGCGGACTTGATGCGCCAGAATTCTATAACAGCTTCAGCAGATCATGTAACGCCTCCGGTAAATGTCAGTCAACATGGGTCATTTTCTCATCAATCAACGTTTTCAGCAACCGACATGGGCCAAGCAAGATCTGAAAGTGTAAACAGTTTAAATACTCCATTTGATGGTTCCTACATGATGCCAACGGTAACAATTACCAATCAAGAAATCCAAAATGGTGTTGCTGCTCATCatcagcagcagcagcaacagcaacaacaacagcaccatcaccatcaccaacaacaacagccaAATCAGTCCCTGCTTGGATTATCGCGGAATGACATGTTAAGTGAAGACCATTATGGTTATTCATTTTACGATATTCCAGAAAATATACTCAATTTTCCAATGGATTCTATATCGACAACTTCAAATGCGGTTTCTTCTCATCCAATTCAAACTTTCAAACCATTATCACCTATCACACaagaaatggaaaatgAAATGGTTCCAGGGATTACTGGGAGAATTGgtgatttcaataataacaataccAGTAATAATCAGAATAACCAACATATTAATTATGACTTGAATTTCCTTCATACCATTGACGACATAGGCCAAGATGTTATTTCTAAATTTATGCCTGGAGGTTACTCGTTTTATGGAGATAATAATGTGTCTGCAACTTCTTCAGCTAATGACTATAACTCACCAAACAATATTGTTTCACCgaatcaacaaaacaacCAATTTGTTCTTCATAACCAATCATCCCATCCTAGTGGCGCTTCACCACATTTAGACCAATCAGTGATGAATAAAATGAGGTTGCATAACTATTCTAGcaataaattgtttactAATCACATGAGACACATGATAAACAAAGCATTAGGTAAATATCCCATAAGTGGAATAATGACACCTACTATACCTtctaatgaaaaattggaattcTATTTGACTATTTTCATTCAATCATTCTTGTCGCATTTTCCATTCTTACATCCTTccaaattgaatgaatatgaaattaTGGCCATGACTTGCAATGAAGATATAAACAACGAAAGTGCTAGAGTTTGTTTGCCATTGTTAGTGGCAACCGTGGGAGCCTTGTTGGCCAATAACAAAAACGATGCTGAACATCTTTATGAAGCATCACGAAGAACAATACACATTTATCTAGAGAGTAGAAAGACAAACTCTGGTAATGACAAGAATTACAAGAACGGTAAGGAGACAAGCCCGTCTAGTAATCCATTATGGTTACTCCAGTCACTAACGTTGTCGGTACTTTATGGATTATTTTcagataatgaaaataatgtttATATTGTTATTCGTCAATTGAACGCTTTAAATTCGTTGGTTAAGAcatcaataaaaaataagggaccgatttttttttcaagcaacggtgaagatgaagaactttataataaattaaattctcATGATAATGGTACATCCCTATTTGccaataatttgaatgatgagatgaaatacaaaaataatataaacatGCAATCTCAGACGAGAATAgtatttatcatttatcGGTTAACAAActatttattgatgatgtaCAATGTGCCTTtaactttttcaattaatgatataaatcaattggcTGTAACTTCCAGAGATGAAGAGACTTTATggaatttcaaaaattttcaagAGTTTCAAGAGTTTtctcaaaaaaataacaagaCTTTGGATGGTTATTTGAATAGCAAGAATGAACCAATAGTTTTCCgagatttattattgacaataatgaaatttggtATTTTGGATAATAATGTAGCACCAGAGGTTGAGTCGAAAGTCGCCCATCAACTACGAAACCTTTGTAAATATGGATTCAATTGTTTGGTGCATGGTATATACGAAATCAAGCAATATCAAGAGATGAAAGAAGTAGATACATTCAAAGTGTTGGATTATTTAACTAAGTTTTATCCTTCCAATAATGGAATGGGGTTCAACTGTTTTAGATTACCTGCCAATAAAGATatggaaaaaattgattatgcTTTATTAGTTAGTTTTACCAAAATTTCATCTTTAATAGATCTTAAATTGCTTAAAGAACAAAGTTGGCTTAAAAATTATGATGACTTGACACAAAACTATCATCGTCTTTTGGATGCCCATAGCACAGCGAATCCACTTAACTCAATTAgtgattatgattatttgaAACTTGCTGATTGTTGTATACTGGTACTCaagttgattttatttaaagttGAAGACTCAAacagtaataataaaaatcaaagtAAGAATGACCATACCTGTGAAAGCAACAATAAgattaacaacaacaacaacaacaacaatgaaagCAATGgtgatcaattaatttctgCATTTGATACTGATTTTGGGTATTTGAATATGGACAATAATGGTAATtccaaaaaagaagaatgtTCACgatttattgatgatgaactACGAtatgataaagaaaataccATGTCATATTTTGAGAAACATATTAATCTTGATATatttgaagaagttgaaaaatcaaGCAATTTGATTCAAGCACAAATGTTATTTCATGCATTTGCTGTGTTGTCAATATTTTCAGTATACGTTATGCGTAagaatgataataatgcaTCACCATTTGCTAATACtgatttaatatttgaattaaatcataGGTATAGTATGGTTCTTAAATTGTTAGAAAGACTTGAAagttttttgaaattgagaTATCAAACAACTGGaggaggtggtggtggtggtggtggtggtggtgttaataacaataataatgcaTTATCGATAAAATTAGAACAAGAATTCACAAACTTGTATCTTTATAATGGTAATGTATTATCTTCGGATCATCATAATATTACTACTAATACTACAGACAATGGTactaaacaaaatcaacatcaatcaCAAGATTTTGGATTAGAAAAGactttatatatattaaaaatgggagaaaatgttttgaattatatttatgatttaaatttaaaagttTGCGTATTTAAGAAATTAGGAGATAGTTTATcagaaattagaaaatatttaattgataatgaagcTAATTTGAATGGTTAA
- a CDS encoding uncharacterized protein (conserved hypothetical protein) → MACLIGKFNRDKECYYHRCHKYLIIYLIDEDCMDLNINMLWVVSSPRDLLPGLVLVRRFTPPPKKNRGHACVVVGIKWTRKRCWLLDVTLSVSFFSDSRHEICNRHFRPSIKCGVKEYKKKSTRKK, encoded by the coding sequence ATGGCCTGTTTAATTGGTAAGTTCAATAGAGATAAAGAATGTTATTACCACCGTTGTCACAAATATCTTATAATCTATTTAATAGATGAAGATTGTATGGATTTGAATATTAACATGCTTTGGGTGGTTTCTAGTCCCAGAGATTTGCTACCAGGATTGGTTTTGGTTAGAAGATTcacaccaccaccaaagaaaaataggGGTCATGCTTGTGTGGTTGTGGGAATCAAATGGACAAGGAAACGCTGCTGGCTTTTGGATGTTACACTATCAGttagttttttttcagACAGTAGACATGAAATCTGTAACCGACATTTTAGACCAAGCATCAAGTGTGGGGTAAAagaatacaaaaaaaaaagcacaagaaagaaatag
- a CDS encoding BTB/POZ domain-containing protein, putative: MSNSTPSSSSSKNTTQAPQASPPPPPPFAPSSREAALMVQSSEEYNPEVPPILPHEKIYSIQVGYRLYRLSGLSLSSDAPSYFTKFFQQPENEEKVLFFDRDPQIFEKIYNHLQGYSINIENDYIFMNLWLDCFYFGLKNLQKNLNKQDYFAIIGNEKFRIPKSLINMPGNSPNFFTINFDRLLIDNINVIEKNNMLRPPPQTFPQVSNRSSKLFADLLEFFRGNHLIIMNDDHRQLLIKEARYYRFLELEQRLIKFKITYRNEIVINLNDISRKGLQNPSTNYNIELSLTYYRPYIKDEMTRDLIFELNSKDFDCQSEIKLILNKSTKLPTLKVTNKACHKLHQVFKDYFSHVLKDDKELLFFVGFNNSKTFINGKEMNSNWVNDILGIKEVEKEAKEDANKRGNDKKRKLSENDDNNNESVESSEIDHPSPGSGEIIEICLSRSLWKVMMRGPLARLHAVTLEGFTRSNDTLIDFL; the protein is encoded by the coding sequence tcttcatcttcatctaaAAATACAACACAAGCTCCACAAGCTTCTCcacctcctcctcctcctttTGCTCCTTCATCAAGAGAAGCTGCACTTATGGTTCAATCGTCCGAGGAATATAATCCTGAAGTTCCTCCAATTCTTCCTCatgaaaaaatatattcaattcaagTTGGGTATAGATTATATCGATTAAGTGGactttcattatcatcagaTGCTCCATCTTATTTCacaaaatttttccaacaacctgaaaatgaagaaaaagtattatttttcGATCGTGATCCacaaatatttgaaaaaatttataatcatttACAAGGTTATCTgattaatattgaaaatgattatatatttatgaaTTTATGGTTAgattgtttttattttggattaaaaaatttacaaaaaaatttaaataaacaagatTATTTTGCTATAATTGGTAATGAAAAGTTTAGAATCCccaaatcattaattaatatgCCTGGGAATTCTCCTAATTTTTTcacaattaattttgatcgtttattaattgataatattaatgttattgaaaaaaataatatgtTACGTCCTCCACCACAAACTTTCCCGCAAGTAAGTAATCGATCAAGTAAATTATTTGCTGATTTATTGGAATTTTTCCGAGGTAATCATTTGATTATAATGAATGATGATCATCgacaattattaattaaagagGCAAGATATTATCGatttttggaattggaacaacgattaattaaatttaaaatcacTTATCGTAATGAAATTGTcattaatttaaatgatatatCTCGTAAAGGTTTACAAAATccatcaacaaattataatattgaattatcattaactTATTATCGACCTTATATTAAAGATGAAATGACAAGagatttaatatttgaattaaattctaaagattttgattgtcaatcagaaattaaattgattttaaataaatcaacgAAATTACCCACATTAAAAGTAACAAATAAAGCATGTCATAAATTACATCAAGTATTTAAAGATTATTTTAGTCACGTTCTAAAAgatgataaagaattactttttttcgttggattcaataattcaaaaacttttattaatggaaaagaaatgaattcaaattggGTAAATGATATATTAGGTATTAAAGAAGTAGAGAAGGAAGCTAAAGAAGATGCGAATAAGAGAGGTAATGATAAGAAGAGAAAACTTTCTGAAAATgatgacaacaacaatgaatCTGTTGAATCTCTGGAGATTGATCATCCTTCTCCTGGATCAggtgaaattattgaaatttgtttatcacGATCTTTATGGAAAGTAATGATGAGAGGACCATTGGCAAGATTGCATGCTGTAACATTAGAAGGATTTACTAGATCCAACGACACCCTAATAGACTTTTTATAA